Below is a window of Paenibacillus bovis DNA.
CTGATTGACCGGGGCTGCCGGTATATTCTTCATTTCAATGGACCGGCTGAACTAGAGACGCCTGCTCAGCTGCGCCGGCAAGCATTCGAGGATATTATGCAGCAGCAGGGCTTGCCGCATGATACATACGAGATGGAGCTTCCGCTTGATCGGGAAGATCAGCTGGCTGTGATCCGGCGTGCCCTGGATGAGCATCCCGAGGTAGACGGCATATTTGCGAGTAATGATATGATTGCGGCCTCTGTGATCTACGAAGCAGGCAATCGCGGTATGTCTATTCCGGATGATCTGAAAGTAGTTGGCTATGATGGAACGGCTGTGACTTCCTCGCTTATGCCGCAGCTGACTACAATACGCCAGCCGATTGAAGCTATTGCCAATACAGCGATCACTATGCTATTGCGAGAAATCGAAGGGGAATTCGATGATACAGCACGCCAGATTGTACTGCCTGTCGAACTATATGAAGGCACTACAGCCTAAGAAATAGATCCTGTAATGGATGGACAATAACGTGGTAATACTGGAAGATTGCTATGACCATACGCCAATATAGCGTGTAACAGCAGAACAGGCAGAGAATTATAAATACCGGACAGAATCAAAGCGCCTTTTGACCGAGGCGCTTTTTTGGTGCAGTGATATCTTCTGCTTAATTTTCAAATGCTTGATTTATTTTTATGTCATCCGGTTGACATATGAAACCGGTTGACATACAATTCTTGCAAGAAAGCACTTACATGAATAAAGGAGCGAGCGATATGTCTGTATCAAAAAGCCTGTATTGGAAGCTGAGCCTTTACTTTTTCTTCTTTTTCGTTTGCTGGTCTTCCAGCTATTCCTTATTTTCGATCTGGCTTGGACAGGAGATGAAGCTGACAGGAGCGCAAAATGGTCTTATCTTCTCTGTAAACGCTATCTTTGCTCTTTGTGCCCAGCCGCTGTATGGCTATATTTCCGACAAGATTGGATTAAGACGGAATATCCTGCTGTTTATTAGTCTGCTGCTTGTATTTACAGGACCTTTTTTCGTTTATGTATATGGACCTTTGCTGCAGGTAAACGTATGGTTGGGAGCAATTGTAGGCGGTTTGTTTCTGAGTGTCGGCTTTTTGGCAGGGGTCGGCGCCATTGAGACCTATGTCGAAAAGGTCAGTCGCAAGTACGGATTTGAATACGGACGCTCCCGGATGTGGGGCTCGCTGGGTTGGGCGGCAGCGACCTTTTTTGCAGGACAATTGTTTAACCTGAACCCGAATATCAATTTCTGGATTTCATCGGTGTCAGCGGTTATTCTGGTCGGCATTATTTTGTCGGTACGGATTAATGTATCGGAAAGCGAACTGGAAAAGGCTGCTTCGGTTACGTTGAAGGATATCGGTACCCTGTTTACACTCCGTTCTTTCTGGTATTTTATGCTGTATGTTATCGGAGTGGCATGTGTATACGGTGTGTATGATCAGCAATTCCCGATTTATTATTCTTCCTTGTTCCCATCGCGTGAGGTAGGCAACCAGGTATACGGCTATTTGAATTCATTCCAGGTCTTTCTGGAAGCAGGCATGATGTTTATGGCACCCTTTGTCGTCAACAAACTGGGCGCCAAAAAATCGCTTATCCTCGCCGGTCTGCTGATGGCTGTACGTATTGTCGGCTCCGGACTCGTATTCGAACCGATCGGTATTTCAGCGGTCAAACTGATTCATGCGCTGGAGCTGCCGATTATGCTGATTGCTATCTTCAAGTATCTGGCCGCCCATTTTGATACCCGGCTATCGTCGATTCTGTATCTTGTCGGATTTCAGTTCGCGTCCCAGGTTGGACAGGCTGTACTGTCTCCGATTGCCGGTTCGCTGTACGATGATATAGGATTCCGTTCCACTTATCTGGTGATGGGAGCGCTCGTTCTATTATTTACTGTGATCTCGATCTTCACGCTGTTCAATGACAAACATTCCAAACCGCAACTCAAAGGAAAGCTGGAAACCCAGCAGCTCACCTAACATATTATCCAATCACTACTATGCCTGTGTTGTGCAGCTATCCATGCTCGCGATATTCAGGTAATACAGAGTACATCCAAGGAGGAACATCCATGTCTACTATTCAACAAGCTGCCGAAGCTCTTCAGCTCGCCGGCCAGAAAGTCAATCCACAGTATCGTCCCGGCTATCATATTGCTGCTCCTGCCAACTGGATCAATGATCCGAACGGCATGGTTCAGTTTAATGGAGAATATCATGTCTTTTACCAGCATCATCCGTATGATGAGCATTGGGGACCGATGCACTGGGGCCATGTAAAAAGCAAGGATCTGGTTCACTGGGAGCATTGTCCGATTGCGCTGGCACCAGGGGATGTATGCGACAGGGACGGCTGTTTCTCCGGCAGTGCCGTTGATGATAACGGTGTGCTGACGCTTATTTATACCGGGCATCATTATACGGATCGGGAAAAGGATCTGTTTACCCAGAACCAGAATATTGCAGTCAGCCGCGATGGTATCACTTTTGACAAATACGGTGCCAATCCTGTGATTGCAGAGCCGCCTGCAGATAGCGCTCATCATTTCCGTGATCCCAAGGTATGGAAGCATAACGATACATGGTATATGGTGCTGGGCAATGCTACACCGGATGGTCATGGACGCGTTATTTTGTATCATTCGCCGGATTTGCGGGAATGGACCTATGACGGTGTATTGGCCGCAAGCGATGGGACGCTTGGCTTTATGTGGGAATGTCCCGACTTTTTCGAGCTGGATGGCCGACATGTGCTGCTGTTCTCACCCCAGGGGATGGAGCGTGAGCAGGATCGTTATCTGAATTTGTTCCAGACAGGTTATCTGGTAGGAGACTACGATTATGCAACCAATAATTTCAGCCATGGCGAATTCCGGGAAATGGATCATGGACATGATTTTTATGCGGTGCAAACTCTGCTTGATGAACACGGCCGCCGGATTGCGATCGGTTGGATGGATATGTGGGAATCGGATATGCCGACCAAAGCACATGGCTGGGCAGGTGCACTGACACTGCCGCGTGTACTGAATCTGGATAACGAAGGACGCCTGCTGATGAATCCGGTCGAAGAAATGAAGCTGCTGCGCCGGGATCATTATTTATTGGGAGAAGGGTTTACTTTGACTGGACGCCGCCATGAGGCGATAACCGAATCGCTGCTGGAAATCCATGTTGTATTTGATCTGACCAACAGTCAGTCGGACAAAGTAGGCTTGACCGTGCACAGCGGTACTCATGATGAGACGGTAATTATGTACGATATAGCTGCCGGCCAACTTATCCTGGACGCATCCAAATCAGGCAAGCCGCAGGATGGAATCCGTATCGCTCCGCTGCAGCATAACGGAACACTTGCTTTGCGCATATTCCTTGATCGTTCATCCATAGAAGTGTTTGCCAACGACGGACTGGCGACATTGACCAGCCGTATTTATCCGACTGGAGGTACAACTGGACTGGAGCTGTGTGCAATTGGTAAGGAGACCCATGTGCAGGAATGGAACTGCTGGACATTGGAGGATATCTGGAACAATGCCGACAGTACAGATGAGGCAGCAAGTAGCGAACCGGAGACAACAAGCAGTAAATGATAAGTGAATAAATCACGAAATGGACAATAACAAACAATCAGCAAATTATAGGTAACAGTTCGTAATCACTATTTTATACAGCAGAGAGTGTATAGAGGTGAGTAGAATACCGAAATAGATCCTCTATGCTGATTGCTAATCATTACTGAATTTGATATATCCCAAGCGAGCCGGCAGGAATCTTACTGTCGGCTTTGGCAATCTGTGAACAAAAAAGAAAAATACACACAAACGTATAATCAATCATTGTAAATGCTTACAAAAAAATGTTATCTTTGCGATAAAACAATTTGATACCCTGTCAGAAGACTCCTTTTGTTCACAACTCCGTCAAAATAAAGTATGATGATATAAGGTTCTTGGAAGGTTAATGGCAGATGTTTCTATAACTTGTCGGCCAGGTGACCCTGTATCCCTGCATCTTATTGTTTTCATATTTTTTACATTTTTTAAAATGTAAATGTTTTCATTTTATCGAATGAACAAAAAAACTTCAAGAATCGTTCTGCAAAGGAGAGAGTAATATGACAGCTACCAAAGGTTTGGAAGGCGTTGTAGCAGCAAGTTCATCGATCAGCTCGATCGTTGATGGTGTTTTAACTTATCGCGGTTATGACATTGATGATCTGGCCGTTAACGCCAGCTTTGAGGAAGTCGCTTATTTGCTCTGGTTTGGTAAGCTGCCAAATCAGAACGAGCTTGACCAGTTGCAAAAGGATCTGGATAAATATGCAGTATTGCCGGATGCCTTGATTGAGCAAATGAAACTTTATCCTAAAGATATGAATCGTATGGCTGCTCTGCGCAGCGCGATATCCGCTCTGGCTCTGTATGATGAGCAGGCTGATGATATGAGCCGTGAGGCCAATGAATTGAAAGTGATCAAACTGCAGGCACAGCTGCCGTCTATCGTAGCTGCTCTGGGCCGTATTGCCGAAGGCCAGGAACCTGTAGCTCCGCTGCAAGGTGTATCGATTGCACATAATTTCCTGTACATGCTTACAGGCGAGCAGCCAGAAGATACAGCGATCAAAGCGCTGGATCAGGCACTTGTACTGCATGCCGACCACGAACTGAATGCTTCGACATTTGCTGCCCGTGTTACGGTAGCCACACTGTCCGATATGTATTCCGGTATCACTTCCGCAATTGGAGCGCTCAAAGGTCCACTGCACGGTGGAGCCAATGAAGCAGTTATGAAAATGCTGGAAGAGATCGGTTCGGAAGATCGCGTAGAAAGTTACATTCAGGAACAACTGAGCAACAAAGTCAAAATTATGGGCTTTGGTCACCGTGTATACAAAAACGGCGATCCACGCGCCAAGCATCTCCAAAAAATGTCCCGTGAACTGGGCGAAATGAACAATGATCTGAGCCTGTACAATATGTCTGTACAGATCGAAGAGATTGTTACCGGTAGCAAAGGACTGAAGCCCAATGTAGATTTCTATTCCGCTTCGGTATATACCATGCTGGGTATTCCGCGCAATCTGTTCACGCCGATTTTTGCAATCAGCCGTGTATCCGGATGGGCTGCCCATATTCTGGAGCAGTACGAAAACAACCGCATTATTCGTCCTCGCGCCGAGTATGTTGGACCGAACAACCAGGAATATCGTCCGGTTACAGAGCGTTAATCAACCCGCCGAATTCTGTCTGTTGAAACCGGGTTTCCAAATTCTTGTGGCGTCTGCTAAAATAAAGACAACCGTTCATAACTGCACGTCAAGGAAAACAATCACAGAAGCAGGATGAGGGTCCATACCATAACGTATCGGGACGTCTGTATATACAGATGACCGCTTATGGGTAGGTCCAGGTTGTTGAGCGATAGCTGCCAACAGCCTTACCGGAATGCGCTGTGAAACCGTATACTGTGCAGTACATAAACGGATGACGACAAAGGGCTGACGCCCGTATGTAGTACCGATTGAACGATGTGAATCAACCATAATACTGAGGAGGAGCTTAATCATGCCGAACTTTGAAAAATACGAACTGCCAACTGCCGGTGAGCAGATCAAGATTGAAGATGGAAAATTGCAGGTGCCTAACAACCCGATCA
It encodes the following:
- a CDS encoding MFS transporter, which translates into the protein MSVSKSLYWKLSLYFFFFFVCWSSSYSLFSIWLGQEMKLTGAQNGLIFSVNAIFALCAQPLYGYISDKIGLRRNILLFISLLLVFTGPFFVYVYGPLLQVNVWLGAIVGGLFLSVGFLAGVGAIETYVEKVSRKYGFEYGRSRMWGSLGWAAATFFAGQLFNLNPNINFWISSVSAVILVGIILSVRINVSESELEKAASVTLKDIGTLFTLRSFWYFMLYVIGVACVYGVYDQQFPIYYSSLFPSREVGNQVYGYLNSFQVFLEAGMMFMAPFVVNKLGAKKSLILAGLLMAVRIVGSGLVFEPIGISAVKLIHALELPIMLIAIFKYLAAHFDTRLSSILYLVGFQFASQVGQAVLSPIAGSLYDDIGFRSTYLVMGALVLLFTVISIFTLFNDKHSKPQLKGKLETQQLT
- a CDS encoding glycoside hydrolase family 32 protein, which encodes MSTIQQAAEALQLAGQKVNPQYRPGYHIAAPANWINDPNGMVQFNGEYHVFYQHHPYDEHWGPMHWGHVKSKDLVHWEHCPIALAPGDVCDRDGCFSGSAVDDNGVLTLIYTGHHYTDREKDLFTQNQNIAVSRDGITFDKYGANPVIAEPPADSAHHFRDPKVWKHNDTWYMVLGNATPDGHGRVILYHSPDLREWTYDGVLAASDGTLGFMWECPDFFELDGRHVLLFSPQGMEREQDRYLNLFQTGYLVGDYDYATNNFSHGEFREMDHGHDFYAVQTLLDEHGRRIAIGWMDMWESDMPTKAHGWAGALTLPRVLNLDNEGRLLMNPVEEMKLLRRDHYLLGEGFTLTGRRHEAITESLLEIHVVFDLTNSQSDKVGLTVHSGTHDETVIMYDIAAGQLILDASKSGKPQDGIRIAPLQHNGTLALRIFLDRSSIEVFANDGLATLTSRIYPTGGTTGLELCAIGKETHVQEWNCWTLEDIWNNADSTDEAASSEPETTSSK
- the citZ gene encoding citrate synthase, producing MTATKGLEGVVAASSSISSIVDGVLTYRGYDIDDLAVNASFEEVAYLLWFGKLPNQNELDQLQKDLDKYAVLPDALIEQMKLYPKDMNRMAALRSAISALALYDEQADDMSREANELKVIKLQAQLPSIVAALGRIAEGQEPVAPLQGVSIAHNFLYMLTGEQPEDTAIKALDQALVLHADHELNASTFAARVTVATLSDMYSGITSAIGALKGPLHGGANEAVMKMLEEIGSEDRVESYIQEQLSNKVKIMGFGHRVYKNGDPRAKHLQKMSRELGEMNNDLSLYNMSVQIEEIVTGSKGLKPNVDFYSASVYTMLGIPRNLFTPIFAISRVSGWAAHILEQYENNRIIRPRAEYVGPNNQEYRPVTER